A window of the Radiobacillus deserti genome harbors these coding sequences:
- a CDS encoding DUF6677 family protein codes for MKKSPLFAMLCSVIPGAGHLYLGKKMKGLLYLLLFLGSFSFALLFMTIDYYGAEPLLLIPLFIWGINVLDMIVTLMYRPSIPATVESERLQEKTKQDSRRFYTILLSFIPGAGHFNIGLNQRGLTFLVGFFGIGTMVLFVSVVTNQGGFMVFLLALPIIWIYSLFDAIQHLTKIENGEKVEDRTVLDDFNHLREQGKKSRMLATVLAIFPGAGHMYLGLQKRGIQLMIAFLMAIYVLDVLRLSIFLFLIPIIWFFSFFDCLQQANKVEAGIVEDAPVVDYFVNHQKWIGIALLFLGAFYLFDSILVPTLLYEVSAVLEVDLAYYYHNYFQGIVVCILLIAGGIKLIMGSKKGDAAK; via the coding sequence AAAAAAATGAAAGGGCTCCTTTATTTACTTTTGTTTCTAGGATCGTTTTCATTCGCTTTGTTATTCATGACTATCGATTACTACGGAGCTGAACCGCTATTATTGATTCCTTTATTTATATGGGGAATTAATGTTTTGGATATGATCGTTACCTTAATGTATCGTCCTTCCATCCCCGCAACAGTAGAAAGTGAGAGGCTTCAGGAGAAAACGAAACAGGATAGTCGACGTTTTTACACGATATTGCTCTCTTTTATTCCAGGGGCAGGGCATTTTAATATAGGTTTAAACCAGCGAGGACTTACGTTTTTAGTCGGCTTTTTCGGAATTGGAACTATGGTGCTTTTCGTTTCTGTAGTGACTAATCAGGGAGGGTTCATGGTATTTCTGTTGGCACTTCCAATTATTTGGATTTATAGCTTGTTTGATGCCATCCAGCATCTAACAAAGATAGAGAACGGAGAGAAAGTGGAGGATAGAACCGTTCTAGATGATTTTAATCATCTTCGAGAACAAGGGAAAAAGAGTCGTATGCTGGCTACTGTACTCGCAATTTTTCCTGGTGCTGGACATATGTATTTAGGTCTTCAAAAACGGGGCATTCAATTGATGATTGCATTCTTAATGGCGATTTACGTATTAGACGTGTTGCGTTTATCCATTTTCCTTTTCTTAATTCCGATTATTTGGTTTTTTAGCTTTTTTGATTGTTTACAGCAAGCCAATAAGGTGGAAGCGGGAATTGTAGAGGATGCCCCTGTCGTTGATTATTTTGTGAACCATCAAAAATGGATTGGAATTGCTTTGTTATTTTTAGGAGCGTTCTATTTGTTCGATTCTATCCTAGTTCCAACCTTGTTATATGAGGTTTCTGCTGTGCTAGAGGTGGACTTAGCCTATTACTATCACAATTATTTTCAAGGAATTGTAGTTTGTATTCTACTCATAGCCGGCGGGATAAAGCTGATTATGGGTTCTAAAAAGGGAGATGCGGCAAAATGA